The Cygnus olor isolate bCygOlo1 chromosome 18, bCygOlo1.pri.v2, whole genome shotgun sequence genome includes a window with the following:
- the TOM1L1 gene encoding TOM1-like protein 1 isoform X4: MLLDMCVQNCGPRLQSLVVKKDFCKDKLVKLLNPRYNLPIDMQERILTFIMTWARGFQGMVDVTEVKEVYLELLKKGVEFPSADTSTGGPKSSSQHPTKSSPSSANPTKRSLLPLPTGPTLLLTAEQIGKLYSELDMAKMNVRVMSSILKENVPGSENPDDMNLLQKLYKTCRVMQERIMELLVTVENEDVIVELIQVNEDLNNVLLGHERFSRNRVRFLENQRIQREREELYRKQPSAPSSDLLDLSTDSPCPVSTVLGTESAASQFSRLNCISAHPEDARRHHPSIYPQLDAATTTKAQQFPFTTEAQNNSGITPAGHTYSNLATLLSPVPLNPVNLQTGHTTSLNGSSPAATSKNKSQSPHYYEIMEFDPLAPTEAIYEEIDVTVLKPEVKKDTEC, from the exons aTG CTGCTTGACATGTGTGTGCAGAACTGTGGTCCTAGATTGCAATCTTTAGTTGTGAAGAAAGACTTTTGTAAGGACAAGCTGGTGAAACTACTGAATCCAAGATACAACCTGCCAATTGACATGCAGGAGAGGATCTTGACCTTCATCATG ACATGGGCACGAGGGTTCCAAGGAATGGTGGATGTGACCGAAGTAAAAGAAGTTTATCTAGAATTGCTGAAGAAAGGAGTGGAGTTTCCATCTGCTGACACCAGCACAGGGGGACCTAAG TCTTCATCTCAGCATCCTACAAAGTCATCACCATCTTCTGCTAATCCCACCAAACGTTCCTTATTGCCTCTTCCCACAGGCCCAACATTACTGTTGACTGCTGAGCAG ATTGGGAAACTGTACAGTGAACTGGATATGGCAAAAATGAATGTGAGAGTCATGTCAtcaatattaaaagaaaatgttcctgGCTCTGAAAATCCGGATGATATGAATCTTTTACAG AAACTGTATAAGACCTGTCGGGTGATGCAGGAGAGGATCATGGAATTGTTGGTGACAGTGGAAAATGAAGATGTGATAGTTGAGTTAATACAAGTAAATGAAGATCTGAATAATGTTCTCCTGGGACATGAAAG GTTCTCTCGAAACAGAGTTCGTTTCTTGGAGAATCAGAGAATACAGCGTGAACGTGAAGAG ctGTACAGGAAACAGCCATCTGCTCCCTCAAGTGATCTACTTGACCTCTCTACAGATTCTCCATGTCCTGTGTCAACAGTGTTGGGAACTGAATCTGCAGCGTCTCAGTTTTCACGCCTTA ATTGCATATCTGCACACCCTGAAGATGCAAGAAGGCACCATCCATCAATTTATCCACAGCTAGATGCAGCAACTACTACAAAAGCTCAGCAATTCCC ATTTACAACGGAAGCACAAAACAATAGTGGAATCACCCCAGCTGGACATACATATAGCAAT TTGGCAACTCTTTTAAGCCCAGTACCTCTGAATCCAGTAAATCTGCAGACTGGACATACTACATCATTAAATGGATCGTCACCAGCAG CCACATCAAAGAACAAGTCACAGTCACCTCATTACTACGAGATAATGGAATTTGATCCTTTGGCTCCCACAGA AGCTATTTATGAAGAAATTGATGTCACTGTGCTGAAGCCAGAAGTTAAAAAGGATACAGAATGCTGA
- the TOM1L1 gene encoding TOM1-like protein 1 isoform X2: MAFGKAPKDPFGTAVGSLIERATFGALQTEEWGQFLHICDVINATEEGPKDAVKALKKKLSKNCNHKEIRLTLSLLDMCVQNCGPRLQSLVVKKDFCKDKLVKLLNPRYNLPIDMQERILTFIMTWARGFQGMVDVTEVKEVYLELLKKGVEFPSADTSTGGPKSSSQHPTKSSPSSANPTKRSLLPLPTGPTLLLTAEQIGKLYSELDMAKMNVRVMSSILKENVPGSENPDDMNLLQKLYKTCRVMQERIMELLVTVENEDVIVELIQVNEDLNNVLLGHERFSRNRVRFLENQRIQREREELYRKQPSAPSSDLLDLSTDSPCPVSTVLGTESAASQFSRLNCISAHPEDARRHHPSIYPQLDAATTTKAQQFPFTTEAQNNSGITPAGHTYSNLATLLSPVPLNPVNLQTGHTTSLNGSSPAATSKNKSQSPHYYEIMEFDPLAPTEAIYEEIDVTVLKPEVKKDTEC, from the exons ATGGCCTTCGGGAAGGCTCCGAAGGATCCTTTCGGTACCGCCGTGGGCAGCCTGATCG AGCGGGCGACGTTCGGAGCGCTGCAGACGGAGGAGTGGGGGCAGTTCCTGCACATCTGCGATGTGATCAACGCCACGGAGGAGGG ACCTAAAGATGCAGTTAAAGCGTTAAAGAAAAAGCTCTCCAAAAACTGTAACCATAAGGAGATCAGGCTTACCCTGTCT CTGCTTGACATGTGTGTGCAGAACTGTGGTCCTAGATTGCAATCTTTAGTTGTGAAGAAAGACTTTTGTAAGGACAAGCTGGTGAAACTACTGAATCCAAGATACAACCTGCCAATTGACATGCAGGAGAGGATCTTGACCTTCATCATG ACATGGGCACGAGGGTTCCAAGGAATGGTGGATGTGACCGAAGTAAAAGAAGTTTATCTAGAATTGCTGAAGAAAGGAGTGGAGTTTCCATCTGCTGACACCAGCACAGGGGGACCTAAG TCTTCATCTCAGCATCCTACAAAGTCATCACCATCTTCTGCTAATCCCACCAAACGTTCCTTATTGCCTCTTCCCACAGGCCCAACATTACTGTTGACTGCTGAGCAG ATTGGGAAACTGTACAGTGAACTGGATATGGCAAAAATGAATGTGAGAGTCATGTCAtcaatattaaaagaaaatgttcctgGCTCTGAAAATCCGGATGATATGAATCTTTTACAG AAACTGTATAAGACCTGTCGGGTGATGCAGGAGAGGATCATGGAATTGTTGGTGACAGTGGAAAATGAAGATGTGATAGTTGAGTTAATACAAGTAAATGAAGATCTGAATAATGTTCTCCTGGGACATGAAAG GTTCTCTCGAAACAGAGTTCGTTTCTTGGAGAATCAGAGAATACAGCGTGAACGTGAAGAG ctGTACAGGAAACAGCCATCTGCTCCCTCAAGTGATCTACTTGACCTCTCTACAGATTCTCCATGTCCTGTGTCAACAGTGTTGGGAACTGAATCTGCAGCGTCTCAGTTTTCACGCCTTA ATTGCATATCTGCACACCCTGAAGATGCAAGAAGGCACCATCCATCAATTTATCCACAGCTAGATGCAGCAACTACTACAAAAGCTCAGCAATTCCC ATTTACAACGGAAGCACAAAACAATAGTGGAATCACCCCAGCTGGACATACATATAGCAAT TTGGCAACTCTTTTAAGCCCAGTACCTCTGAATCCAGTAAATCTGCAGACTGGACATACTACATCATTAAATGGATCGTCACCAGCAG CCACATCAAAGAACAAGTCACAGTCACCTCATTACTACGAGATAATGGAATTTGATCCTTTGGCTCCCACAGA AGCTATTTATGAAGAAATTGATGTCACTGTGCTGAAGCCAGAAGTTAAAAAGGATACAGAATGCTGA
- the TOM1L1 gene encoding TOM1-like protein 1 isoform X3, giving the protein MILQEKKLGGGSLLSCRWQLLDMCVQNCGPRLQSLVVKKDFCKDKLVKLLNPRYNLPIDMQERILTFIMTWARGFQGMVDVTEVKEVYLELLKKGVEFPSADTSTGGPKSSSQHPTKSSPSSANPTKRSLLPLPTGPTLLLTAEQIGKLYSELDMAKMNVRVMSSILKENVPGSENPDDMNLLQKLYKTCRVMQERIMELLVTVENEDVIVELIQVNEDLNNVLLGHERFSRNRVRFLENQRIQREREELYRKQPSAPSSDLLDLSTDSPCPVSTVLGTESAASQFSRLNCISAHPEDARRHHPSIYPQLDAATTTKAQQFPFTTEAQNNSGITPAGHTYSNLATLLSPVPLNPVNLQTGHTTSLNGSSPAATSKNKSQSPHYYEIMEFDPLAPTEAIYEEIDVTVLKPEVKKDTEC; this is encoded by the exons CTGCTTGACATGTGTGTGCAGAACTGTGGTCCTAGATTGCAATCTTTAGTTGTGAAGAAAGACTTTTGTAAGGACAAGCTGGTGAAACTACTGAATCCAAGATACAACCTGCCAATTGACATGCAGGAGAGGATCTTGACCTTCATCATG ACATGGGCACGAGGGTTCCAAGGAATGGTGGATGTGACCGAAGTAAAAGAAGTTTATCTAGAATTGCTGAAGAAAGGAGTGGAGTTTCCATCTGCTGACACCAGCACAGGGGGACCTAAG TCTTCATCTCAGCATCCTACAAAGTCATCACCATCTTCTGCTAATCCCACCAAACGTTCCTTATTGCCTCTTCCCACAGGCCCAACATTACTGTTGACTGCTGAGCAG ATTGGGAAACTGTACAGTGAACTGGATATGGCAAAAATGAATGTGAGAGTCATGTCAtcaatattaaaagaaaatgttcctgGCTCTGAAAATCCGGATGATATGAATCTTTTACAG AAACTGTATAAGACCTGTCGGGTGATGCAGGAGAGGATCATGGAATTGTTGGTGACAGTGGAAAATGAAGATGTGATAGTTGAGTTAATACAAGTAAATGAAGATCTGAATAATGTTCTCCTGGGACATGAAAG GTTCTCTCGAAACAGAGTTCGTTTCTTGGAGAATCAGAGAATACAGCGTGAACGTGAAGAG ctGTACAGGAAACAGCCATCTGCTCCCTCAAGTGATCTACTTGACCTCTCTACAGATTCTCCATGTCCTGTGTCAACAGTGTTGGGAACTGAATCTGCAGCGTCTCAGTTTTCACGCCTTA ATTGCATATCTGCACACCCTGAAGATGCAAGAAGGCACCATCCATCAATTTATCCACAGCTAGATGCAGCAACTACTACAAAAGCTCAGCAATTCCC ATTTACAACGGAAGCACAAAACAATAGTGGAATCACCCCAGCTGGACATACATATAGCAAT TTGGCAACTCTTTTAAGCCCAGTACCTCTGAATCCAGTAAATCTGCAGACTGGACATACTACATCATTAAATGGATCGTCACCAGCAG CCACATCAAAGAACAAGTCACAGTCACCTCATTACTACGAGATAATGGAATTTGATCCTTTGGCTCCCACAGA AGCTATTTATGAAGAAATTGATGTCACTGTGCTGAAGCCAGAAGTTAAAAAGGATACAGAATGCTGA
- the TOM1L1 gene encoding TOM1-like protein 1 isoform X5, which produces MCVQNCGPRLQSLVVKKDFCKDKLVKLLNPRYNLPIDMQERILTFIMTWARGFQGMVDVTEVKEVYLELLKKGVEFPSADTSTGGPKSSSQHPTKSSPSSANPTKRSLLPLPTGPTLLLTAEQIGKLYSELDMAKMNVRVMSSILKENVPGSENPDDMNLLQKLYKTCRVMQERIMELLVTVENEDVIVELIQVNEDLNNVLLGHERFSRNRVRFLENQRIQREREELYRKQPSAPSSDLLDLSTDSPCPVSTVLGTESAASQFSRLNCISAHPEDARRHHPSIYPQLDAATTTKAQQFPFTTEAQNNSGITPAGHTYSNLATLLSPVPLNPVNLQTGHTTSLNGSSPAATSKNKSQSPHYYEIMEFDPLAPTEAIYEEIDVTVLKPEVKKDTEC; this is translated from the exons ATGTGTGTGCAGAACTGTGGTCCTAGATTGCAATCTTTAGTTGTGAAGAAAGACTTTTGTAAGGACAAGCTGGTGAAACTACTGAATCCAAGATACAACCTGCCAATTGACATGCAGGAGAGGATCTTGACCTTCATCATG ACATGGGCACGAGGGTTCCAAGGAATGGTGGATGTGACCGAAGTAAAAGAAGTTTATCTAGAATTGCTGAAGAAAGGAGTGGAGTTTCCATCTGCTGACACCAGCACAGGGGGACCTAAG TCTTCATCTCAGCATCCTACAAAGTCATCACCATCTTCTGCTAATCCCACCAAACGTTCCTTATTGCCTCTTCCCACAGGCCCAACATTACTGTTGACTGCTGAGCAG ATTGGGAAACTGTACAGTGAACTGGATATGGCAAAAATGAATGTGAGAGTCATGTCAtcaatattaaaagaaaatgttcctgGCTCTGAAAATCCGGATGATATGAATCTTTTACAG AAACTGTATAAGACCTGTCGGGTGATGCAGGAGAGGATCATGGAATTGTTGGTGACAGTGGAAAATGAAGATGTGATAGTTGAGTTAATACAAGTAAATGAAGATCTGAATAATGTTCTCCTGGGACATGAAAG GTTCTCTCGAAACAGAGTTCGTTTCTTGGAGAATCAGAGAATACAGCGTGAACGTGAAGAG ctGTACAGGAAACAGCCATCTGCTCCCTCAAGTGATCTACTTGACCTCTCTACAGATTCTCCATGTCCTGTGTCAACAGTGTTGGGAACTGAATCTGCAGCGTCTCAGTTTTCACGCCTTA ATTGCATATCTGCACACCCTGAAGATGCAAGAAGGCACCATCCATCAATTTATCCACAGCTAGATGCAGCAACTACTACAAAAGCTCAGCAATTCCC ATTTACAACGGAAGCACAAAACAATAGTGGAATCACCCCAGCTGGACATACATATAGCAAT TTGGCAACTCTTTTAAGCCCAGTACCTCTGAATCCAGTAAATCTGCAGACTGGACATACTACATCATTAAATGGATCGTCACCAGCAG CCACATCAAAGAACAAGTCACAGTCACCTCATTACTACGAGATAATGGAATTTGATCCTTTGGCTCCCACAGA AGCTATTTATGAAGAAATTGATGTCACTGTGCTGAAGCCAGAAGTTAAAAAGGATACAGAATGCTGA
- the LOC121079913 gene encoding cytochrome c oxidase assembly protein COX11, mitochondrial, whose amino-acid sequence MGPGGGGRLRLALGPRCLWAMAVRWAPPRLAAGARYGLWAATQRGAAPWGARGLRGSNPFTRGQEEEWRRRNRTALTYIAAAAVGMVGMSYAAVPLYRLYCQATGLGGTTGAGRGAARIEEMEAVKERVVKVTFNADVHSSLQWNFRPQQSEIYVVPGETALAFYKAKNPTDKPIVGISTYNVVPFEAGQYFNKIQCFCFEEQRLNPQEEVDMPVFFYIDPEFAEDPKMAKVDLITLSYTFFEAKEGQHLALPGYQ is encoded by the exons ATGGGGCCGGGCGGCGGTGGCCGCCTGCGGCTGGCACTGGGGCCGCGCTGCCTCTGGGCGATGGCGGTCAGGTGGGCACCGCCAAGGCTGGCGGCCGGGGCTCGGTACGGGCTGTGGGCGGCCACACAGCGGGGCGCGGCCCCTTGGGGAGCCCGCGGGCTGCGGGGCTCCAACCCCTTCACCCgcgggcaggaggaggaatggCGGCGGCGGAACCGGACGGCGCTCACCTAcatcgccgccgccgccgtgggCATGGTGGGGATGTCGTACGCGGCCGTGCCGCTCTACCGCCTCTACTGCCAG GCGACCGGGCTGGGGGGAACGACgggcgcggggcgcggcgcggcgaGGATCGAGGAGATGGAGGCGGTGAAGGAGCGGGTCGTCAAGGTCACGTTCAACGCCGACGTGCACTCCAGCCTCCAGTGGAACTTCAGGCCGCAGCAGAGCGAAATCTAC GTGGTACCAGGAGAGACTGCACTGGccttttataaagcaaaaaatcCTACTGACAAACCAATAGTTGGAATCTCTACTTATAATGTAGTGCCCTTTGAAGCAGGACAGTACTTCAATAAAATACAA tgtttttgttttgaagaacagCGCTTGAATCCTCAAGAGGAAGTAGACATGCCTGTCTTTTTCTACATTGATCCAGAATTTGCAGAGGACCCTAAAATGGCTAAAGTTGATTTGATCACCCTCTCCTACACATTTTTTGAAGCAAAAGAAGGACAGCACTTAGCACTTCCTGGATATCAGTAA